One genomic segment of Vespa velutina chromosome 10, iVesVel2.1, whole genome shotgun sequence includes these proteins:
- the LOC124952052 gene encoding MD-2-related lipid-recognition protein-like, translating to MLFFHSSLYRRPRMNGNSEFVFVALLLALSSFKSYAEVVHFRECPKPSPDAVSNCTIHEVRVDPCREAAEDKPCRIRRGYNSSISFDYTPNFNGDKLETAVYWASALTDLPFLGMNRDACTMTSCPIVSGQNQTYNVQLFISKKFPIRTYDLKWKLWNQQEQECCFMFQIKLHK from the exons ATGCTTTTCTTTCACTCGTCTCTGTACCGTAGACCGAGAATGAACGGAAACAGTGAATTCGTCTTTGTTGCTCTGCTCCTGGCTTTGTCATCTTTCAAGAGCTACGCGGAAGTCGTACATTTTCGCGAGTGTCCCAAACCATCCC cCGATGCAGTCTCCAACTGCACTATACACGAGGTACGCGTCGATCCTTGCAGAGAAGCTGCTGAAGATAAACCGTGCCGAATTAGGAGGGGATACAATTCGAGCATAAGTTTTGATTATACGCCTA ACTTCAACGGAGATAAATTAGAAACTGCAGTGTATTGGGCCAGTGCTCTTACCGATCTTCCGTTTCTAGGAATGAATAGGGATGCTTGTACAATGACTTCCTGCCCGATTGTGTCGGGTCAAAACCAAACTTACAACGTCCAATTATTTATCTCGAAAAAATTCCCAATC AGAACATACGACCTCAAGTGGAAGCTATGGAATCAGCAAGAGCAAGAATGTTGTTTCAtgtttcaaattaaattacacAAATGA
- the LOC124952050 gene encoding uncharacterized protein LOC124952050 isoform X5: MPPLYGEEQSSSQAQQAASLQTHSSKFPIEREVVLSSGDKNSKIPILHEYKQRTAGRVAIAPDAPIKQQAWVQEANQMHEVRQEAQARNYQSQESSLSTTSGAVVRSTKIDEEKSKPLSRTYHTIKDMISSRFGQNRKDVEPEPEASLNNAADELRKPSKSIEEEEAKKKEAIYGKPRAQEPPVNMQQYPKNAYGQYGHSYSYQSNQQNVPLPGQLQPNLPGQSAQLHVTHHAPVSGVQTVHQTQLPSFGQSTPGGQQVQNVARDYVVQGTVELTNQQSHQGLHSNPSQGQGQNSTVQKQQQHGLPMQQQQQQQQQQQQQQQQQQPQQQQQQQQQQQQQQVGNTMQHMSQPYQSTQQLLHQNQNHHQSPRFAQQHAQNMHQRQLIQQMHQQQMAGQQQGGARNAQPQPQQQQAYFSNSVSYQQYQQARQAMSRSQIDLPSTSRQTQELRISSQEVYYHYAQGRPRYGVPQVYMKSETNQEVEFQRRNSAKGIEKAASQPQLSYEEERAISEASRNPVVDGLKNHTMDPLDKEKYEITVEDRGQNEFGRNGSQRKEDYRPETSFGIHRDEMIRSSTRDHEHSGVNIIQQESQDSPENISVQKRIEELQRRTEHDNNHSIVGKISKESDMEATRIGASSKTLGLDVSKRLEAGSSYSGKDSATKSDSRKDELEQGIARLKIQNQGSGSDYDKAGQSSSNVDSGRGSAVYSSGRRPPPEDRNLTQAQDSEWVDIVESELRSILEPRDVPAMAHSTLSESVSSVTPPLPPLSPHESPRTPRNRYSASLPYGSKPSYGDYGKAMEKRGFLSSSKHRGASTSKKDSNKKFSHLFDWEVADLTSTTTGLDLDSMLDRSDSDLSTNDARTIRKQLEGLENMYSEVLKLLGGSVKKRRKTRGLTSYGSVSSLPTSSVSSRPVTRHHDKRRSHMIDDRMKKAKDIKSINKRFQLLESHVVTLARSVAHLSSEMRTQHMMMQVSENAKIVTGIEATVARLHYYQVFAGNGEHKGGNRGTSNPNEHGDGEIAVAAIDKGFRITGSVQSIEGEKTDQVFRNGTTPYQTLPQGTWKYASAFEKEKVGMVELPYLSEERLQKMGIPLGPRLRILQEARISVCKDAVYVV, encoded by the exons ATAGAACGAGAGGTGGTCCTTTCATCGGGAGACAAGAATTCAAAGATTCCAATTCTTCACGAGTACAAACAGAGGACTGCCGGAAGAGTAGCGATCGCACCGGATGCTCCTATCAAGCAGCAGGCTTGGGTACAAGAG GCGAATCAAATGCACGAGGTGAGGCAAGAAGCTCAAGCGAGGAACTATCAATCGCAAGAATCTTCATT aTCGACCACAAGCGGAGCGGTCGTAAGATCGACAAAGATAGACGAAGAGAAGTCCAAGCCTTTGTCAAGGACCTATCACACGATCAAGGACATGATATCCAGTCGATTTGGTCAGAATCGCAAGGACGTCGAGCCAGAACCGGAAGCGAGTTTGAACAACGCCGCTGACGAGTTAAGGAAACCTAGTAAGAGTATCGAGGAGGAAgaagcgaaaaagaaagaagccaTTTACGGGAAACCTCGTGCTCAAGAGCCTCCTGTCAACATGCAGCAATATCCTAAAAACGCTTACG GTCAATACGGGCATTCGTACAGTTACCAGAGCAATCAACAAAACGTACCACTACCTGGTCAACTTCAGCCGAACTTACCGGGACAGAGCGCACAGCTTCACGTAACCCATCACGCTCCAGTTAGTGGAGTACAGACGGTCCATCAAACACAACTACCTTCTTTCGGTCAATCAACGCCAGGTGGTCAACAGGTGCAAAATGTTGCCAGAGATTACGTCGTTCAAGGGACGGTCGAATTGACGAATCAACAATCGCATCAAGGACTTCATTCGAATCCTTCTCAGGGACAG gGCCAAAATAGCACGGTGCAGAAACAACAGCAGCACGGATTACCGatgcagcaacaacagcaacaacaacaacaacaacagcaacaacaacaacaacaacagccacaacagcaacaacaacaacaacaacaacaacaacaacaacaagtaGGAAATACAATGCAGCACATGAGTCAACCGTACCAAAGCACCCAACAGTTATTGCATCAGAACCAAAATCATCACCAAAGTCCACGATTCGCGCAACAGCACGCTCAGAATATGCACCAACGTCAGTTGATTCAGCAAATGCATCAACAACAAATGGCGGGACAACAACAAGGCGGTGCGAGGAATGCTCAACCACaaccacaacaacaacaggcATATTTCTCGAACAGCGTATCGTACCAACAATATCAGCAAGCTAGACAGGCTATGTCCAGGTCGCAAATCGATCTACCAAGTACCTCTAGACAAACTCAAGAATTAAGGATATCCAGTCAAGAggtatattatcattatgctCAAGGGAGGCCTAGGTACGGTGTACCACAAGTCTACATGAAATCGGAAACCAATCAAGAGGTAGAATTCCAAAGGCGAAATTCAGCAAAGGGAATAGAGAAGGCAGCCTCTCAACCTCAGCTCTCTTACGAAGAGGAACGAGCTATTAGCGAAGCATCGAGAAATCCGGTGGTCGATGGGCTAAAAAATCACACGATGGATCCATTGGACAAGGAGAAATACGAGATAACCGTTGAAGATCGAGGACAAAACGAGTTTGGTAGGAATGGTTCCCAGAGAAAAGAGGATTATAGGCCGGAAACTAGTTTTGGTATACATAGGGACGAAATGATAAGATCCTCGACGAGAGATCATGAACATTCTGGggttaatattattcaacaGGAGAGTCAAGATTCGCCGGAGAATATATCAGTTCAAAAGAGGATCGAGGAGTTGCAGAGGAGAACCGaacacgataataatcattcgaTAGTTGGTAAAATATCGAAGGAATCCGATATGGAGGCAACAAGGATCGGAGCCAGTTCGAAAACTTTAGGGTTGGATGTTTCGAAGAGACTAGAAGCTGGTTCCTCCTATTCGGGAAAAGATTCTGCCACGAAATCTGACAGTCGAAAGGATGAACTGGAACAGGGTATCGCTCGGCTTAAGATTCAAAATCAAGGATCTGGCTCGGATTACGATAAAGCCGGTCAGAGTTCTTCGAACGTCGATTCTGGAAGGGGTTCTGCAGTTTATTCCAGTGGAAGGCGACCACCTCCGGAGGATCGAAATTTGACACAAG CGCAAGACTCAGAGTGGGTCGATATAGTGGAATCCGAATTGAGAAGCATTTTAGAACCAAGAGACGTTCCAGCAATGGCACACTCGACTCTATCCGAAAGTGTATCGTCCGTGACACCGCCTTTACCGCCTCTGTCACCCCATGAAAGCCCACGGACGCCAAGAAATCGATACTCGGCGAG cTTGCCTTATGGTTCCAAGCCGAGTTACGGTGATTATGGCAAAGCAATGGAGAAGAGAGGATTCCTAAGCAGCTCAAAACATCGCGGTGCTTCAACATCGAAAAAGGATTCGAATAAAAAGTTCTCTCATC TTTTTGACTGGGAAGTTGCTGATCTGACATCTACAACGACCGGACTCGATTTGGATTCGATGCTGGACCGCAGTGATTCCGATCTTAGTACCAACGACGCCAGAACGATCAGGAAGCAATTGGAGGGTCTGGAAAATATGTACAGCGAG GTATTGAAACTGTTAGGTGGTAGCGTGAAGAAGAGACGAAAGACGAGAGGTCTGACCAGTTACGGTTCCGTTTCTTCATTACCAACGTCATCTGTATCTTCTAGACCAGTCACGAGACATCACGATAAACGCAGATCGCATATGATCGACGATCGTATGAAAAAAGCCAAAGACATCAAG aGTATCAACAAAAGATTTCAACTGTTGGAGTCTCACGTGGTGACGTTGGCACGTTCGGTGGCACATCTCAGCTCGGAAATGAGAACCCAGCACATGATGATGCAGGTGAGCGAGAACGCGAAAATTGTAACGGGAATCGAAGCGACTGTCGCAAGACTCCACTACTACCAGGTTTTCGCAGGAAATGGAGAACATAAGGGGGGAAATCGCGGCACTTCGAACCCAAACGAGCATGGCGATGGTGAGATCGCAGTCGCAGCCATTGATAAAGGATTCCGAATTACCGGCTCTGTCCAATCCATCGAGGGTGAAAAAACTGACCAAGTTTTTCGGAACGGAACCACCCCTTATCAGACTCTTCCTCAGGGAACTTGG AAATACGCGAGTGCCTTCGAGAAGGAGAAGGTCGGTATGGTGGAGTTGCCCTACTTGAGCGAAGAGAGATTACAAAAAATGGGAATACCCTTGGGACCAAGGCTGAGAATCCTACAGGAGGCAAGGATATCCGTGTGCAAGGACGCTGTTTACGTCGTATGA
- the LOC124952050 gene encoding uncharacterized protein LOC124952050 isoform X6 produces the protein MLLSSSRLGYKRSTTSGAVVRSTKIDEEKSKPLSRTYHTIKDMISSRFGQNRKDVEPEPEASLNNAADELRKPSKSIEEEEAKKKEAIYGKPRAQEPPVNMQQYPKNAYGQYGHSYSYQSNQQNVPLPGQLQPNLPGQSAQLHVTHHAPVSGVQTVHQTQLPSFGQSTPGGQQVQNVARDYVVQGTVELTNQQSHQGLHSNPSQGQGQNSTVQKQQQHGLPMQQQQQQQQQQQQQQQQQQPQQQQQQQQQQQQQQVGNTMQHMSQPYQSTQQLLHQNQNHHQSPRFAQQHAQNMHQRQLIQQMHQQQMAGQQQGGARNAQPQPQQQQAYFSNSVSYQQYQQARQAMSRSQIDLPSTSRQTQELRISSQEVYYHYAQGRPRYGVPQVYMKSETNQEVEFQRRNSAKGIEKAASQPQLSYEEERAISEASRNPVVDGLKNHTMDPLDKEKYEITVEDRGQNEFGRNGSQRKEDYRPETSFGIHRDEMIRSSTRDHEHSGVNIIQQESQDSPENISVQKRIEELQRRTEHDNNHSIVGKISKESDMEATRIGASSKTLGLDVSKRLEAGSSYSGKDSATKSDSRKDELEQGIARLKIQNQGSGSDYDKAGQSSSNVDSGRGSAVYSSGRRPPPEDRNLTQAQDSEWVDIVESELRSILEPRDVPAMAHSTLSESVSSVTPPLPPLSPHESPRTPRNRYSASLPYGSKPSYGDYGKAMEKRGFLSSSKHRGASTSKKDSNKKFSHLFDWEVADLTSTTTGLDLDSMLDRSDSDLSTNDARTIRKQLEGLENMYSEVLKLLGGSVKKRRKTRGLTSYGSVSSLPTSSVSSRPVTRHHDKRRSHMIDDRMKKAKDIKSINKRFQLLESHVVTLARSVAHLSSEMRTQHMMMQVSENAKIVTGIEATVARLHYYQVFAGNGEHKGGNRGTSNPNEHGDGEIAVAAIDKGFRITGSVQSIEGEKTDQVFRNGTTPYQTLPQGTWKYASAFEKEKVGMVELPYLSEERLQKMGIPLGPRLRILQEARISVCKDAVYVV, from the exons ATGCTCCTATCAAGCAGCAGGCTTGGGTACAAGAG aTCGACCACAAGCGGAGCGGTCGTAAGATCGACAAAGATAGACGAAGAGAAGTCCAAGCCTTTGTCAAGGACCTATCACACGATCAAGGACATGATATCCAGTCGATTTGGTCAGAATCGCAAGGACGTCGAGCCAGAACCGGAAGCGAGTTTGAACAACGCCGCTGACGAGTTAAGGAAACCTAGTAAGAGTATCGAGGAGGAAgaagcgaaaaagaaagaagccaTTTACGGGAAACCTCGTGCTCAAGAGCCTCCTGTCAACATGCAGCAATATCCTAAAAACGCTTACG GTCAATACGGGCATTCGTACAGTTACCAGAGCAATCAACAAAACGTACCACTACCTGGTCAACTTCAGCCGAACTTACCGGGACAGAGCGCACAGCTTCACGTAACCCATCACGCTCCAGTTAGTGGAGTACAGACGGTCCATCAAACACAACTACCTTCTTTCGGTCAATCAACGCCAGGTGGTCAACAGGTGCAAAATGTTGCCAGAGATTACGTCGTTCAAGGGACGGTCGAATTGACGAATCAACAATCGCATCAAGGACTTCATTCGAATCCTTCTCAGGGACAG gGCCAAAATAGCACGGTGCAGAAACAACAGCAGCACGGATTACCGatgcagcaacaacagcaacaacaacaacaacaacagcaacaacaacaacaacaacagccacaacagcaacaacaacaacaacaacaacaacaacaacaacaagtaGGAAATACAATGCAGCACATGAGTCAACCGTACCAAAGCACCCAACAGTTATTGCATCAGAACCAAAATCATCACCAAAGTCCACGATTCGCGCAACAGCACGCTCAGAATATGCACCAACGTCAGTTGATTCAGCAAATGCATCAACAACAAATGGCGGGACAACAACAAGGCGGTGCGAGGAATGCTCAACCACaaccacaacaacaacaggcATATTTCTCGAACAGCGTATCGTACCAACAATATCAGCAAGCTAGACAGGCTATGTCCAGGTCGCAAATCGATCTACCAAGTACCTCTAGACAAACTCAAGAATTAAGGATATCCAGTCAAGAggtatattatcattatgctCAAGGGAGGCCTAGGTACGGTGTACCACAAGTCTACATGAAATCGGAAACCAATCAAGAGGTAGAATTCCAAAGGCGAAATTCAGCAAAGGGAATAGAGAAGGCAGCCTCTCAACCTCAGCTCTCTTACGAAGAGGAACGAGCTATTAGCGAAGCATCGAGAAATCCGGTGGTCGATGGGCTAAAAAATCACACGATGGATCCATTGGACAAGGAGAAATACGAGATAACCGTTGAAGATCGAGGACAAAACGAGTTTGGTAGGAATGGTTCCCAGAGAAAAGAGGATTATAGGCCGGAAACTAGTTTTGGTATACATAGGGACGAAATGATAAGATCCTCGACGAGAGATCATGAACATTCTGGggttaatattattcaacaGGAGAGTCAAGATTCGCCGGAGAATATATCAGTTCAAAAGAGGATCGAGGAGTTGCAGAGGAGAACCGaacacgataataatcattcgaTAGTTGGTAAAATATCGAAGGAATCCGATATGGAGGCAACAAGGATCGGAGCCAGTTCGAAAACTTTAGGGTTGGATGTTTCGAAGAGACTAGAAGCTGGTTCCTCCTATTCGGGAAAAGATTCTGCCACGAAATCTGACAGTCGAAAGGATGAACTGGAACAGGGTATCGCTCGGCTTAAGATTCAAAATCAAGGATCTGGCTCGGATTACGATAAAGCCGGTCAGAGTTCTTCGAACGTCGATTCTGGAAGGGGTTCTGCAGTTTATTCCAGTGGAAGGCGACCACCTCCGGAGGATCGAAATTTGACACAAG CGCAAGACTCAGAGTGGGTCGATATAGTGGAATCCGAATTGAGAAGCATTTTAGAACCAAGAGACGTTCCAGCAATGGCACACTCGACTCTATCCGAAAGTGTATCGTCCGTGACACCGCCTTTACCGCCTCTGTCACCCCATGAAAGCCCACGGACGCCAAGAAATCGATACTCGGCGAG cTTGCCTTATGGTTCCAAGCCGAGTTACGGTGATTATGGCAAAGCAATGGAGAAGAGAGGATTCCTAAGCAGCTCAAAACATCGCGGTGCTTCAACATCGAAAAAGGATTCGAATAAAAAGTTCTCTCATC TTTTTGACTGGGAAGTTGCTGATCTGACATCTACAACGACCGGACTCGATTTGGATTCGATGCTGGACCGCAGTGATTCCGATCTTAGTACCAACGACGCCAGAACGATCAGGAAGCAATTGGAGGGTCTGGAAAATATGTACAGCGAG GTATTGAAACTGTTAGGTGGTAGCGTGAAGAAGAGACGAAAGACGAGAGGTCTGACCAGTTACGGTTCCGTTTCTTCATTACCAACGTCATCTGTATCTTCTAGACCAGTCACGAGACATCACGATAAACGCAGATCGCATATGATCGACGATCGTATGAAAAAAGCCAAAGACATCAAG aGTATCAACAAAAGATTTCAACTGTTGGAGTCTCACGTGGTGACGTTGGCACGTTCGGTGGCACATCTCAGCTCGGAAATGAGAACCCAGCACATGATGATGCAGGTGAGCGAGAACGCGAAAATTGTAACGGGAATCGAAGCGACTGTCGCAAGACTCCACTACTACCAGGTTTTCGCAGGAAATGGAGAACATAAGGGGGGAAATCGCGGCACTTCGAACCCAAACGAGCATGGCGATGGTGAGATCGCAGTCGCAGCCATTGATAAAGGATTCCGAATTACCGGCTCTGTCCAATCCATCGAGGGTGAAAAAACTGACCAAGTTTTTCGGAACGGAACCACCCCTTATCAGACTCTTCCTCAGGGAACTTGG AAATACGCGAGTGCCTTCGAGAAGGAGAAGGTCGGTATGGTGGAGTTGCCCTACTTGAGCGAAGAGAGATTACAAAAAATGGGAATACCCTTGGGACCAAGGCTGAGAATCCTACAGGAGGCAAGGATATCCGTGTGCAAGGACGCTGTTTACGTCGTATGA